A genomic segment from Primulina tabacum isolate GXHZ01 unplaced genomic scaffold, ASM2559414v2 Contig1173, whole genome shotgun sequence encodes:
- the LOC142535928 gene encoding protein Ycf2-like produces MSRLFTEREKQMINHLLPEEIEEFLGNPTRSVRSFFSDRWSELHLGSNPTERSTRDQKLLKKQQDPSFVPSRRLEKKELVNIFKIITYLQNTVSIHPISSDPGCDRVLKDEPDMDSSNKISFLNKNPFFYLFHLFHDRNRGGYTLHRDFESEERFQEMADLFTLSITEPDLVYHKGFAFSIDSYGLDQKQFLNEARDESKKKSLLVLPPIFYEENESFSRRIRKRWVRISCGNDLKDPKQKMVVFASNNIMEAVNQYRLIRNLIQIQYSTYGYIRNILNRVFLMNRSDRNFEYGIQRDQIGKDTLNHRTIMKYTINQPLSNLKKSQKKWFDPLILISRTERSMNGDPDAYRYKWSNGSKNFQEDLEHFVSEQKSRISWRILQKKWCLPQWNLISEISSKCFHNLLLSEEMIHRNNESPLISTHLRSPNVWEFLYSILFLLLVAGYLVRTYLIFVARASSELQTEFEKVKSLMIPSSMIELRKLLYRYPTSEPNSFWLKNLFLVALEELGDSLEEIRASGGNMLGPAYGVKSIRSKKKYLNINLIDIIDLIPNPINRITFSRNTRHLSHTSKEIYSLIRKRKNVNGDWIDDKIESWVANSDSIDDEEREFLVQFSALTAEKGIDQILLSLTHSDHLSKNDSGYQMIEQPGAIYLRYLVDIHKKYLLNYEFNTSCLAERRVFLAHYQTITYSQTSCGTSTLHFPSHGKPFSLRLALSPSRGILVIGSIGTGRSYLVKYLATNSYVPFITVFLNKVLDNKPKGFLIDDIDIDDSDDIDASDDIDASDDIDRDLDTELELLSMMNALTMDMMPEIDRSYITLQFELAKAMSPCIIWIPNIHDLD; encoded by the exons ATGTCCCGGCTATTCACGGAACGTGAGAAGCAGATGATTAATCATCTGCTTCCGGAAGAAATCGAAGAATTTCTTGGGAATCCTACAAGATCCGTTCGTTCTTTTTTCTCTGATAGATGGTCAGAACTTCATCTGGGTTCGAATCCTACTGAGAGATCCACTAGAGATcagaaattgttgaagaaacaACAAGATCCTTCTTTTGTCCCTTCCAGGCGATTGGAAAAGAAAGAACTGGTTAATATATTCAAGATAATTACGTATTTACAAAATACTGTCTCAATTCATCCTATTTCATCAGATCCGGGGTGTGATAGGGTTCTGAAGGATGAACCGGATATGGACAGTTCCAATAAGATTTCATTCTTGAACAAaaatccatttttttatttatttcatctatTCCATGACCGGAACAGGGGAGGATACACGTTACACCGCGATTTTGAATCAGAAGAGAGATTTCAAGAAATGGCAGATCTATTCACTCTATCAATAACCGAGCCGGATCTGGTGTATCATAAGGGATTTGCTTTTTCTATTGATTCCTACGGATTGGATCAAAAACAATTCTTGAATGAGGCCAGGGATGaatcgaaaaagaaatcttTATTGGTTCTACCTCCTATTTTTTATGAAGAGAATGAATCTTTTTCTCGAAGGATCAGAAAAAGATGGGTCCGGATCTCCTGCGGGAATGATTTGAAAGAtccaaaacaaaaaatggtGGTATTTGCTAGCAACAACATAATGGAGGCAGTCAATCAATATAGATTGATCCGAAATCTGATTCAAATCCAATATAGTACCTATGGGTACATAAGAAATATATTGAATCGAGTCTTTTTAATGAATAGATCCGATCGCAACTTCGAATATGGAATTCAAAGGGATCAAATAGGAAAGGATACTCTGAATCATAGAACTATAATGAAATATACGATCAACCAACCTTTATCGAATTTGAAAAAGAGTCAGAAGAAATGGTTCGATCCTCTTATCTTGATTTCTCGAACCGAGAGATCCATGAATGGGGATCCTGATGCATATAGATACAAATGGTCCAATGGGAGCAAGAATTTCCAGGAAGATTTGGAACATTTCGTTTCTGAGCAGAAGAGCC GTATATCATGGCGAATTCTTCAGAAAAAATGGTGTCTTCCACAATGGAATCTGATAAGTGAGATTTCGAGTAAGTGTTTCCATAATCTTCTTCTGTCCGAAGAAATGATTCATCGAAATAATGAGTCACCATTGATATCGACACATCTGAGATCGCCAAATGTTTGGGAGTTCCTCTATTCAatccttttccttcttcttgttgCTGGATATCTCGTTCGTACATATCTTATCTTTGTTGCCCGGGCCTCTAGTGAGTTACAGACAGAGTTCGAAAAGGTCAAATCTTTGATGATTCCATCATCTATGATTGAGTTGCGAAAACTTCTGTATAGGTATCCTACATCTGAACCGAATTCTTTCTGGTTAAAGAATCTCTTTCTAGTTGCTCTGGAAGAATTAGGAGATTCTCTAGAAGAAATACGGGCTTCTGGTGGCAACATGCTTGGTCCCGCTTATGGGGTCAAATCGATACGTTctaagaagaaatatttgaatatcaatCTCATCGATATCATCGATCTCATACCAAATCCCATCAATCGAATCACTTTTTCGAGAAATACGAGACATCTAAGTCATACAAGTAAAGAGATCTATTCattgataagaaaaagaaaaaacgtgAACGGGGATTGGATTGATGATAAAATAGAATCCTGGGTCGCGAACAGTGATTCGATTGATGATGAAGAAAGAGAATTCTTGGTTCAGTTCTCCGCCTTAACGGCAGAAAAAGGGATTGATCAAATTCTATTGAGTCTGACTCATAGTGATCATTTATCAAAGAATGACTCTGgttatcaaatgattgaacaaccGGGAGCAATTTACTTACGATACTTAGTTGACATTCATAAAAAGTATCTATTGAATTATGAGTTCAATACATCCTGTTTAGCAGAAAGACGGGTATTCCTGGCTCATTATCAGACAATCACTTATTCACAAACTTCGTGCGGGACTAGTACTTTGCATTTCCCATCTCATGGAAAACCCTTTTCGCTCCGCTTAGCCTTATCCCCCTCTAGGGGGATTTTAGTGATAGGTTCTATAGGAACTGGACGATCCTATTTGGTCAAATACCTAGCGACAAACTCCTATGTTCCTTTCATTACGGTATTTCTGAACAAGGTCCTGGATAACAAGCCTAAAGGTTTTCTTATTGATGATATCGATATTGATGATAGTGACGATATTGATGCTAGTGACGATATTGATGCTAGTGACGATATCGATCGTGACCTTGATACGGAGCTGGAACTGCTAAGTATGATGAATGCGCTAACTATGGATATGATGCCGGAAATAGACCGATCTTATATCACCCTTCAATTCGAATTAGCAAAAGCAATGTCTCCTTGCATAATATGGATTCCAAACATTCATGATCTGGAT